Genomic segment of Malus domestica chromosome 15, GDT2T_hap1:
CCAAACTCGCATGTGCAAATCATAAAATCCTACCACACAATCGTATTGATTCTCCTCtaaaaaaacgaatttaaatgATATTATTATAGTTAGTTCATTATAAAATTTAACTCGCATAAGATGCATAAGTATAATTGTTTTCTCTTGTCTATTATGACACGTTTATGCACCTGTAATCAGAATCAATTTACGGAATAGATTTTGATTACGGAATATATCTTTGTTTAAGTAATCTTAGAGAATCAAAATACATGTGGGATCCACACGCATTAAGGAATCCAACTCCTAATTTTGGAGGAATTGGACTCCCTACATGAGGGAGGTATTTCAATTCCTTGACACTTGAGGAATTTGGAATGAATTTCTCCTACCAATTATGTCCTCACTTGTTTCTGATTATCCCAACATTGCCCTTCATTTAACTCTCATTAtgccatcttttaataaataaataaaacctatttacatatttttattatataaatttaattaattagtatgaaaataatttatttatgtaagggcaataCAGTAATCAACCTAGTTTTCATTCCTATagaagtgaattagtaaacaaattATATGGACTCAACATCATTTCTACTTCGATTCCAGatagttttagtaaacaactcaaataagaatctgattctgattctaCCTTATTTTAATTCCTGATCAATttaatttgattacggattagtaaactggcatttagagagagagagagagagagagagagagagagagagagaggatgaaATGAAACTACTTTGGGCCTTTGTTGGGGGTGTTCCGTAAAGTGTACTGTCTGCAGTACAGTCTTTAGCATCTTCGACCCTCGTACAGTCTTTTAGCATCTTCGACCCTCGTACTGCAATTTGGGTGTTTTTGcttaggggagagagagagagagagagagagagagagagagagagagaggatgaaATGAAACTACTTTGGGCCCTTGTTTGGGGTGTTCCGTAAAGTGTACCGTCTGCAGTACAGTCTTTAAGCATCTTCGACCCTCGTACTGCAATTTGGGTTTTTTGCTTAGGACAAAATTGCCATCAAGCCCAAATCCAtatcataattaattaactaattccaACCAAAATATTGcaataaatgaaaaatgaaaaaacaaacaacaacCGGTCAAAATCATTCTCGCTGGGGGTTCGTTTTTAACCCATGTTTAGCGGGGCCCCACTGTTACAATGTATCGAGACACTAATCATGCGCAAAATAAAATAACGGACTCCAGATACCCACAGAGATAAAACCGTAAATAATAACAACTCCGAGGGTACATCCAACGCACGTTGGTACCAAACAATATAGTTGTACTACGCACCAAACGGATCGAAATTTCCATccaataatttttgtttttgtaaattTCTTACCCATACGCCTCTCGCAAgttttcttctccaaaatcccCTTAAAATTCTGCTGCtcctactttctctctcttaactctctcgctttctctctctagaaatcgCAGAAGATGATGCACATGACCTTCTACTGGAGCCGGCAGGTCACGCTCCTCTTTGACTCGTGGAAAACCAACACGTGGACGAGCTACTCCCTCACGCTGCTCGCCTGCCTCATCGTCCCGGCCTTCTACCAGTACCTCGAGAATCTGCGGGTGCGGATCAAGCGCGCAGCCTCCTCGTCTTCCCCGAAATCGGAGTCCGACTCGCCGATCCGGACCCCGCTGCTCGCCGCCAAGCTCGGCGGTGCCGGAGGAAGGTTCTCGGCGTGGCGGCTGGCGGAGAGCGTGCTTTTCGGAGTCAACTCGGCGATCGGGTACATGATTATGCTGGCGATCATGTCGTTTAACGGCGGAGTGTTCGTGGCCATCGTTGTGGGGCTGGCGATTGGTTACTTGGCGTTTCGGAGTGGGGACGATGACGTGGTGGGTGCGGTGGTGGAGACTGATAATCCGTGTGCGTGTGCTTAGAaaatttttgggtggatttggatttttttagaTACGATTCGAAGGGATTAGCCATGTGTCTCTATCGACATGTAATTGTCTGATCTTGTATGATTGTGGTTGTTTGTAATTTATGCGTTGCTTTGTATTTAATGGTAAGTCGGCAGatctgctttcattttgttcatctttttcttttcaaatttgaattttcagATCGGCTGTGCTGATGATGTTGGTGGCGACGCCGTCGTTCGGCGGGGCTGTGGTTTTGGCGCCGGCGGGTTTTGATCAGTTTTTCCGGGTTTTAGCGGGGGATGAAGACGTCGCGCTTAATTGTTGTTTTCGGCCTTCTGTTGTCGTTTCTGTTGTCGTTTGGTAATAGTGGGCCTGAAGCCCAAACAGAAACTAAGTCGTTAATAACACACGCAACCGGGGTTTATAGTACGTTTTCCGGAGAGATTTTTCGAAGTACCCAGTATTCAAACAGACACTCCACGTGTCACAATACAAGCAAATACTCCATGTGTTATAATACAAGCCAAGAAAGGATATGCCTTTTCATGTCCGTCCATATGTCATAATACAAGCGAAGGCTCAAGGTCAATCTTGAGCCTTCCTTGGATCAAGACTTCTCTCTACATAAGCGATACTCCACGTGTCAATAAGCGAAACTCCATGTGTCACAATACATGCAAATACACAAGCCAAGAAAGTTTGGGAACAACATTATGAAATTCCTAATAAGCGATCAAATCAGGACTTCTCTCTACACATAAAATGTACAAACTTGACAAAGCCACCTTTGCATAATCACAACTTCTACACCAAACCATCTCTAACCAACCCGTCTACCACAACAATTTCAATCAGTCTCAGTATGGAACAAGTAGAATTTGAAGATGTTAGTCACATCGGAATTACCGTGGAGAGGAGGAGCGCAATCGACTCTCTGCACTGATGTACTTCGCTCTGTTCGTTCCTCTTCCGTTCATCCATCCTCGGTTAAGTTAATGGGATAATGTCGAAAAAATGGGCGAGTCAAAATATGTCCAACTGGCTAGTGCTCATCTTCATTTGTCAGCGCCACTAGTTCACTCTCTTGCTGTTGGTTCCTAAACTTTGAACTGTTGGGGAACCATCTTTTAAGCCTGTCTGGCCAGAACCTAATGGTTTACAAACACAACCATTCACTTAAGTAAGAATAATGCATCCTAAACCCGATATCTAAAGCTCAACAATAGTGATCGCAATAAAATCCGATCTTAAGTATTGAGAGATTGATATTGGAAAAAAACACAAAGCAACTGTGGCTTACAAATCCAATCTTTCATATATTGCCCGTCGCACTGAGGAGTTCAAGCCATAGGCTATGGAGTTGAACAGGCCCTGTAACAAGTATAAAAGTAATAAATTTTCATCaggataataaaaaaactaataaactaGAACCCATTTAGATACGAACAATGTTCTTCGAAACATGAATTGACCattgtaccaaaaaaaaagaaactaacTTGCCGTAGAAAATTAGTAAGTTACCATGAGTGCAGCTGTCCCAACATCAAGAACTGAGAGCCAAAATATTTTATGACTTGGTTCAATAAAGTCATGAATGCGGTTGATTGTGCTAAAAGCCCATGATCCTATCAGGATGAGCGGATAGTACCCCCACCGGTTCAAAGCCTGTTGAAAGCAATGGAATACAATTAAGATGAACAGTTGAAGGTACTCTTTTTTAAAGAGAAACTATTGAATGTACAGTTAAACAATCTAACGTACATGAAACATGAGACCGCTAAAACATCATAAATATAAAACTTCCACATTTCTGTGCCTATATATACGAACTCAGTCTGAGTCTGACCCCAGGAAACCAGTTGCAGCACAAAATACCTTCATTTCTGCTCTAGAATCTGATTGGTAAGTCCGATCTGACATGCCAGCTGCCATCTATAATTTCCAAACCAGAATAATGATCTCAACAAGTGTAAAAGTGAGTGGAAATTATTTGTTCGAAAAAAATAAATGCAAGCGAGAATACATACACGTCTCGCATTCTTCAGCATGCTTATCACTTGAAAATATGTAAAACCATTGTAAAGAATTGCACCCCAAAGTGGCATATAAAATGTTACAAGGTGAAGCGCCTGTAAAAATGGGTGGAAAAATTAGAGCACAGAGAAGAAAACTTAATTACATCACGAAGCTATAGTCAGAACTCCAAATGAGCGGATTGTGTAATAATGACTTGAGGTAGTTCTAAATTCTAATACAAATGATGCTTAGATTTGTAAAGATAAAACTTGTTTAGAATCTACAACACATATATCAAGAATTAATGAAATACAGCTATCAAAATTTAGAACTATGACATATTAAAACATTGATAAATCTTCATGATCAACTTAGTCTCCGTGTAGAGATTGCTGTTCATGCAGTTACACCATGAGTAGGGCATAGATTTTACTCCATTAacaattttacatttttaatcTAAAGTTATGGTATCTTGCCAACAAATCGATAAATACAGCATCGATGACAGCAGCTTCCACATTCCAAATTTTCTCCTAGACATCATAAAAAAATCTTCAATTCCCCTCTATTTTTCATAAAGCACGGTGCACTACAAAATAAGCACACGACCAACTTTTTTACAAAAGAATTCTAGAAATTCCAATGGCctaggaaactaaaacatttcaactaataggtacTATGTCCTTACCTTTCCAGTACGCCCTGATTGTGACCAACACCATGTACCTAGGTGGCTATGGTTATTCCCAATAGAGCGCACAACTGTCACAACTAATGAAGTCCCTGTGAAGAGGAGAAAAAGAAGCAAATGAATTCTAATGAGCCTCACAAATTATACATAACGAAAACCAAATTTATCATATAGAAAATAACTCCTTTTTCTAAAACCATTATTCTATCTCTCATCGGAGGAACAGAAGAAGAAGCTAACTTTACATCACTAAAAGTAAAAAGAGAGATCTTTTGGCAACAGGTAAAAAGGTCATACCCCAAACATACAAATGAAACATTGCCTCCATATCTTCAACATCAGTTTTGTGTCTAACAACTGTGCGGTGGAGTGTAAAAGCGATCGTGGTAGTCCATAAGAAAGACGCTAcatagaagaaatgagtactgTAGCCGTGCAAGTAACAGAAAAATCCTCTGGATGGATCCCTGCGCACGAAAGCAACTTACTTTATAATCGCTTAGAACCCGAATCAGATAAAATTGTGGCATTATCCAAATGCACTTGTCTGGGAGGGAAAAGTGAGCTTACCCAACCATGCTGAAGAAGCTACAAAGCATATCCTGCATTCCAAAATAACAATAGCAATAAAATttccaacctttttttttactcccattttcttcaaaatttaAGTTAAACACTGAAGAACAACAaagccctaaaccctaatttatcTTGAATCCTTCAAGCTCAAGTCATCAAGGTAAATCCACTATACAAAGCCAAGAGCTTCAAAATTTTCTAGCGcttttcaactaaaaattaaatccaaaattttgtagatttttgttcaatttccGAGTTTTTACAAGTTTGCAGAAATAGAACCCACCCCGCCACCGGAAATCGAGCAATTAGATCTAACGACGCAATCAATTCTTATCATTTTTCAGCAaagttaagagagagagagagagagagagagaggacgcACGGAGAGCGCGAGGTAGAAGACGAGCTTGAAGGAGAACTTGCGGAGCTCTTTGAAGAGGACGTAGCAGAGGACGATGAACCCCGACCCGACGAACGATAGGCTCGCCGCTCCGGCGTTAACTGCCGTCAAGACTTCGCGATCGTACGCCGTCAGACCTCCGGCGACTTGCCCCGTCTCCCCCATTTGATCGCGCCAATAGAGTCTCAAATACTCGTCCTCAGAGAAACTTCAAAACGCTCCGTACTGTGTTTTGGTCGCTTCTTGGGTCTGCTGCATTAATTCCGCGTGACAGACGAAGGAAATGACTTGTTTTTTACgtgtttaattacaaatttagaCCCGTAATGATTTGTATCCAACATGATTCCCGTTGGCAAATCTGTCAATTTGAATTGTATTCTGTTCATGTTTGAGGCCCATTAAATTGTTTTTATAACGACTAAAAgtattatattaaaataaaaatattttataatattgtttgATAGAAAAAGTTATAGGCAGACAACATTTAACAAAAACGTGGTCCAATCCAACTAAAAAGCTCAtgcataattatttttaataattttgtttGAATTGATTTTAGAAAGACTAAAACACTTTCTAATTGCGTTTCCAAAAAACTAAAAGCACTTACAAATTATAGAATTGCTTCTGGAAAAATTACTTTTCCATGAAAAACATCTATTAGATGCTTGTTAGGGAATCACTTGAAAGTTTAATAAACATTTTAACgagttttttttcttaaatatttatagaaaaaatatttatGAGCAGAAGTATTTcttataataaaatatattcaaACGAACCCGAGATTTCACCATTTTAGACCTCTGAAAGGGAATATATACACTCAAACTTTGTTTGTCATCTCAACTGGTCGTTAACCAATTCTTCAATTTAGTTCTCAAAAGTATATTCCTGCCTTCTGAAGGAAACCCAAGATAATTTCTAACTAATGTTATAGTAAATACTAAAAAATATTGAAGTTAGGGTCCCACTTGGAGATGGACCGTTTTCAAGCAAGGAATTGTTTGGGGCAGTTGTTAAAATTCCTGATTAGGTTTCTGTCTATTCTCAATCAAGTGTTTTATTTCCTTAATCCAACCAGATGGatcattaatttaattatagtttgtgaaaaaaaaaaatagcatttttttttatagcaaACCACAAACTAAAGTTTGACACATGTGCATAAATTTTTCAACGAGTTGACTTCATTGCGTATTTATGATAGTTTATTATTTGGAACGtgtcgtgtcagtcgtgttcgtgtcgttttcgtgtaacacctgttatcttaacgggtcgtgtcgtgtcacacccgttatgacccgttacgaaaaattttttttttcttaaatttgca
This window contains:
- the LOC103455755 gene encoding copper transporter 5.1 translates to MMHMTFYWSRQVTLLFDSWKTNTWTSYSLTLLACLIVPAFYQYLENLRVRIKRAASSSSPKSESDSPIRTPLLAAKLGGAGGRFSAWRLAESVLFGVNSAIGYMIMLAIMSFNGGVFVAIVVGLAIGYLAFRSGDDDVVGAVVETDNPCACA
- the LOC103455754 gene encoding G-protein coupled receptor 1-like isoform X1, producing the protein MGETGQVAGGLTAYDREVLTAVNAGAASLSFVGSGFIVLCYVLFKELRKFSFKLVFYLALSDMLCSFFSMVGDPSRGFFCYLHGYSTHFFYVASFLWTTTIAFTLHRTVVRHKTDVEDMEAMFHLYVWGTSLVVTVVRSIGNNHSHLGTWCWSQSGRTGKALNRWGYYPLILIGSWAFSTINRIHDFIEPSHKIFWLSVLDVGTAALMGLFNSIAYGLNSSVRRAIYERLDLFWPDRLKRWFPNSSKFRNQQQESELVALTNEDEH
- the LOC103455754 gene encoding G-protein coupled receptor 1-like; amino-acid sequence: MGETGQVAGGLTAYDREVLTAVNAGAASLSFVGSGFIVLCYVLFKELRKFSFKLVFYLALSDMLCSFFSMVGDPSRGFFCYLHGYSTHFFYVASFLWTTTIAFTLHRTVVRHKTDVEDMEAMFHLYVWGTSLVVTVVRSIGNNHSHLGTWCWSQSGRTGKALHLVTFYMPLWGAILYNGFTYFQVISMLKNARRMAAGMSDRTYQSDSRAEMKALNRWGYYPLILIGSWAFSTINRIHDFIEPSHKIFWLSVLDVGTAALMGLFNSIAYGLNSSVRRAIYERLDLFWPDRLKRWFPNSSKFRNQQQESELVALTNEDEH